In Fusobacterium varium, a genomic segment contains:
- a CDS encoding 6-phospho-alpha-glucosidase: MKKNTVVIAGAGSTHTPGIIQSLLQKKEEFPLKKLILFDIDEERMNMVKSIMSQFINETYDNLEVISTSNYEEAFTNVDFVFAQIRQGGLKMRSFDEKIPLKYGVVGQETCGPGGSISYGIRSIPAVIEIIKQAKKYSPNCWILNYSNPAAVVAEATRREFKNERILNICDMPVAILLSYSKMLGLKDWTELDPEYFGLNHFGWFTALYDKTGKDRLPELREMILTNGMTACSDRHHKDKDWQKTWKQYAEIIKDYPEYLPNSYLQYYLYSSDIVKKMDPNYTRADMVINGREKEMIEEYHKYLANPSEYKSPVQEFTVFGDFIVDAAVSIAYNKGYRYLVIVENNGAIPNISADTMVEVPAYLRSWGPEPIARKPISTFYKGLIENQAASEKLAVDAYFENSYDKALQAIAINKTIPSTNVARAILDDLIEANGEFWPKLEKESY; the protein is encoded by the coding sequence ATGAAAAAAAATACAGTTGTAATTGCAGGAGCAGGAAGTACACATACACCAGGAATAATTCAAAGTTTATTGCAAAAAAAAGAGGAGTTCCCATTAAAAAAATTAATTTTGTTTGATATTGATGAAGAAAGAATGAATATGGTTAAATCAATTATGTCCCAATTTATAAATGAAACTTATGATAATTTAGAAGTAATTTCTACTTCTAATTACGAAGAAGCTTTTACTAATGTTGATTTTGTTTTTGCTCAAATAAGACAAGGTGGACTAAAAATGAGAAGTTTTGATGAAAAAATTCCGTTAAAATATGGAGTTGTAGGACAAGAAACTTGTGGTCCTGGAGGATCAATTTCTTATGGAATTAGATCAATTCCAGCTGTTATAGAAATAATAAAACAAGCTAAAAAATATTCTCCAAATTGTTGGATATTAAATTATTCAAATCCAGCTGCAGTTGTAGCCGAAGCAACAAGAAGAGAATTTAAAAATGAAAGAATTTTGAATATATGTGATATGCCAGTAGCAATTTTATTATCTTATAGCAAAATGTTGGGCTTAAAAGATTGGACAGAATTGGATCCAGAATACTTTGGATTAAATCATTTCGGATGGTTTACAGCTCTTTATGATAAAACTGGAAAAGATAGATTACCAGAGTTAAGAGAAATGATTTTAACTAATGGAATGACAGCATGTAGTGATAGACATCATAAAGATAAAGATTGGCAAAAAACATGGAAGCAATATGCTGAAATAATAAAAGATTACCCAGAATATTTACCTAACAGCTATTTACAATACTATTTGTATTCTTCAGATATAGTTAAAAAAATGGATCCTAACTATACTAGAGCAGATATGGTAATCAATGGAAGAGAAAAAGAGATGATAGAAGAATATCATAAATATTTAGCTAATCCTTCGGAATATAAAAGCCCAGTACAAGAATTTACTGTTTTTGGAGATTTTATAGTGGATGCAGCTGTGTCAATTGCCTATAATAAAGGATATAGATATTTAGTTATTGTAGAGAATAATGGCGCTATTCCAAATATTTCAGCTGATACTATGGTAGAAGTACCAGCTTATTTAAGAAGTTGGGGACCAGAGCCAATAGCAAGAAAACCTATTTCAACTTTTTATAAAGGCTTAATAGAAAATCAGGCTGCTTCTGAAAAATTAGCTGTTGATGCTTATTTTGAAAATTCATATGATAAAGCTCTTCAAGCAATAGCAATAAATAAAACAATTCCATCAACAAATGTAGCTAGAGCAATTTTAGATGACTTAATAGAAGCAAATG